A DNA window from Helianthus annuus cultivar XRQ/B chromosome 15, HanXRQr2.0-SUNRISE, whole genome shotgun sequence contains the following coding sequences:
- the LOC110909569 gene encoding uncharacterized protein LOC110909569, translating to MLCVTLSLLTINAASLHIDHQLHASHELASYQLDQPALPRKLMFNNKISGFEVKDLVSYNGQNKAATDESHKEEVKAMMHAAKGTRQEWIEGSDPTHEFFTMDYSHVRRRRPIHNKSFRH from the exons ATGTTGTGTGTTACTCTCTCACTTTTAACCATTAATGCTGCTTCTCTTCACATTGATCATCAACTCCATGCTTCTCATGAATTAG CTAGTTACCAGCTTGATCAACCTGCACTGCCAAGAAAGTTAATGTTCAATAATAAG ATTTCAGGCTTTGAAGTCAAGGATTTGGTGTCCTACAATGGGCAGAATAAAGCTGCAACAG ATGAATCACACAAGGAAGAGGTAAAGGCGATGATGCATGCAGCAAAAGGGACAAGGCAGGAATGGATAGAAGGGTCCGACCCGACTCATGAGTTCTTTACAATGGACTACTCACACGTGAGAAGACGACGTCCCATCCATAACAAGTCGTTTCGTCATTGA